A stretch of the Chlamydia pecorum E58 genome encodes the following:
- a CDS encoding DUF1494 domain-containing protein, translating to MELFISLTLLAFLLGALGFWYRRIYCLHKQQERAYASFLEDSRAYKQLRILFRDALSLSEDPGALFALTFDRGVYRDPELAGEVRAALHYNVDTHRLELRMYNLKNSQKMERHLLLSHVKNITISSLGNIENQELPEKISLSITRELPKQNARTLHYVFSLGK from the coding sequence ATGGAGCTTTTTATATCTCTGACGTTGCTGGCGTTTCTTCTTGGGGCATTAGGATTTTGGTATCGAAGGATTTACTGCCTACATAAGCAGCAAGAGAGAGCATACGCATCATTTTTAGAAGATTCCCGAGCTTACAAGCAGCTGCGTATTCTATTTAGAGATGCGCTCTCCTTATCGGAAGATCCCGGGGCTCTCTTTGCCTTAACCTTTGATCGAGGCGTGTACCGTGATCCCGAGCTTGCTGGGGAAGTCCGCGCTGCTTTGCATTATAATGTGGATACCCACCGCTTAGAACTACGGATGTATAATTTGAAAAATTCCCAAAAGATGGAGCGGCACCTTTTGCTCTCCCATGTCAAGAACATCACAATCTCTTCTTTAGGGAACATCGAAAACCAAGAGCTGCCAGAAAAAATTTCTCTAAGCATCACTCGAGAACTTCCAAAACAAAATGCTCGTACATTACACTATGTATTCTCTTTAGGGAAATAG